A window of the Streptomyces finlayi genome harbors these coding sequences:
- a CDS encoding molybdopterin-dependent oxidoreductase — MDARRRIRTLPRPLPRPLPRSLPRPLRGALTTPADPGFWRSPVRGVRFTAVLGVVLLAGLTLLFVTGLLSYAAYNPDLAAVNDKTPGKGWLGFYLFDWPTGPVWLYRLNQGLHVTVGIALVPVLLAKLWSVIPKLFTLPPVRSMAHALERISLLLLVGGALFEFLTGLLNIQLEYVFPGSFYPLHFYGGWVFFAAFLAHTALKLPQAVRALRGGVLREGVLPADRDEPAPPGPAPATVTRRGALAVVGAGSLLMLATSAGRSFDGPLRATALLTPRGGAEPGRGPNGFQINKTAAYAGVTRADTGEGWALTVSGPAGEIRLSRDRLLAMDQYSAALPIACVEGWSTSDQWWRGVRLRDLAALAGYPADRPPDVLVESVQRRGSFRRVALRDNQVRDPRSLLALRVNGEDLSPDHGYPARIIVPAAPGVMNTKWVGRLTFGELR; from the coding sequence ATGGACGCCAGACGCCGGATCCGTACGCTGCCCAGACCTCTGCCCAGACCTCTGCCCAGATCCCTGCCCAGACCCCTGCGCGGCGCCTTGACCACCCCCGCCGACCCCGGGTTCTGGCGCAGCCCGGTACGCGGGGTCCGCTTCACGGCGGTGCTCGGAGTCGTCCTGCTCGCCGGACTCACGCTGCTGTTCGTGACCGGGCTGCTGTCGTACGCCGCCTACAACCCGGACCTGGCGGCGGTCAACGACAAGACGCCGGGCAAGGGATGGCTCGGGTTCTATCTCTTCGACTGGCCGACCGGCCCCGTGTGGCTGTACCGCCTGAACCAGGGGCTGCACGTCACCGTCGGCATCGCGCTCGTACCCGTCCTGCTGGCGAAACTGTGGTCGGTGATCCCGAAGCTCTTCACCCTGCCGCCCGTCCGGTCCATGGCTCACGCGCTGGAGCGGATCTCGCTGCTGCTGCTCGTGGGTGGCGCGTTGTTCGAGTTCCTCACCGGGCTGCTCAACATCCAGCTGGAGTACGTGTTTCCGGGGTCCTTCTATCCGCTGCACTTCTACGGGGGATGGGTGTTCTTCGCCGCGTTCCTCGCCCACACCGCGCTGAAACTCCCCCAGGCCGTACGGGCGCTGCGCGGCGGTGTCCTGCGCGAGGGCGTCCTCCCGGCGGACCGGGACGAACCGGCGCCACCCGGCCCCGCCCCGGCGACCGTCACCCGGCGCGGCGCTCTGGCCGTGGTGGGCGCGGGGTCCCTGCTGATGCTCGCCACGTCGGCGGGACGGAGCTTCGACGGACCGCTCCGCGCCACCGCGCTCCTCACCCCGAGGGGCGGCGCGGAACCCGGCCGGGGTCCCAACGGCTTCCAGATCAACAAGACCGCCGCGTACGCCGGTGTCACCCGGGCCGATACGGGCGAGGGCTGGGCGCTCACCGTCAGCGGGCCGGCCGGTGAGATCCGGCTGTCCCGCGACCGACTGCTCGCGATGGACCAGTACAGCGCCGCCCTGCCGATCGCCTGTGTGGAGGGCTGGTCGACATCGGACCAGTGGTGGCGTGGGGTACGGCTGCGGGATCTCGCGGCGCTCGCCGGATACCCGGCGGACCGGCCGCCGGACGTCCTGGTGGAGTCCGTGCAGCGGCGTGGCTCCTTCCGCCGGGTGGCACTCCGCGACAACCAGGTACGCGACCCCCGCTCACTGCTCGCCCTGCGGGTCAACGGCGAGGATCTGTCGCCCGATCACGGATATCCGGCGCGGATCATCGTGCCGGCGGCGCCGGGCGTGATGAACACCAAATGGGTGGGCCGGCTGACCTTCGGAGAGCTGCGATGA
- a CDS encoding tellurite resistance TerB family protein: MALWDRIKESASTMQTQLEAKKNDLKSGAFRDASMAMCALVAAADGSIDPPERQRVAALITSNDVLKNFPADDLQRRFNTYVDQLTADFAFGKVSVLQEIAKAKKKPAEARAVIQIGIIIGGADGDFDASERAVVREACFALDLPPHEFDL; encoded by the coding sequence ATGGCCCTGTGGGATCGGATCAAGGAATCCGCGTCGACGATGCAAACGCAGCTGGAGGCGAAGAAGAACGACCTCAAGAGCGGGGCGTTCCGCGACGCGAGCATGGCCATGTGCGCACTGGTCGCCGCCGCCGACGGTTCCATCGACCCGCCCGAGCGGCAGCGCGTCGCCGCGCTGATCACGTCGAACGACGTGCTCAAGAACTTCCCGGCGGACGACCTCCAGCGGCGCTTCAACACGTACGTCGACCAGCTCACCGCGGACTTCGCGTTCGGCAAGGTCAGCGTGCTCCAGGAGATCGCCAAGGCGAAGAAGAAGCCCGCCGAGGCGCGTGCGGTCATCCAGATCGGCATCATCATCGGCGGTGCCGACGGCGACTTCGACGCCTCGGAGCGGGCCGTCGTCCGCGAGGCGTGCTTCGCGCTCGACCTGCCGCCGCACGAGTTCGACCTGTAG
- a CDS encoding dienelactone hydrolase family protein, whose amino-acid sequence MANHPPLAAVLLLHGGREAGTGPPPFGPLNLPAVRMRPFRQAVTKATLPAGVLVRSVRYTCRGWNGPREDPLHDAVRALDALRHEAGDVPVVLVGHSMGGRAALRAAGHPLVRAVVGLAPWCPPEDPVEQLGDRDVVLLHGSHDRVTSPRSSRALVGRARGAGARTCLVTVEGGDHAMLRRAPLWHELTAALVTGLLGRNALPDAVSAALRLPPDADSAQGAFGMDALPRPYAVARTEARS is encoded by the coding sequence ATGGCAAACCACCCACCCCTGGCTGCGGTACTCCTCCTGCACGGTGGCCGTGAGGCAGGCACCGGGCCGCCTCCCTTCGGCCCGCTGAATCTGCCGGCGGTCCGGATGCGCCCCTTCCGGCAGGCCGTCACGAAGGCCACGCTCCCGGCGGGTGTCCTCGTGCGCAGCGTCCGCTACACCTGCCGCGGCTGGAACGGGCCCCGCGAAGACCCCCTCCACGACGCCGTACGCGCCCTCGACGCCCTTCGGCACGAGGCCGGTGACGTGCCCGTGGTGCTCGTGGGTCACTCCATGGGCGGCCGCGCCGCCCTCCGCGCCGCCGGGCACCCTCTCGTACGCGCAGTGGTCGGCCTCGCCCCTTGGTGCCCGCCCGAGGACCCGGTCGAGCAACTCGGGGATCGTGACGTCGTCCTGCTCCACGGCAGCCACGACCGCGTCACGAGCCCCCGCTCCAGCCGGGCCCTGGTCGGCCGGGCGCGCGGTGCGGGAGCCCGGACCTGCCTCGTCACGGTCGAGGGCGGTGACCACGCGATGCTGCGCCGCGCCCCGCTCTGGCACGAGCTGACGGCTGCCCTGGTCACCGGACTACTCGGTCGGAACGCCCTGCCGGACGCCGTCTCCGCCGCGCTCCGGCTGCCCCCGGACGCCGACTCGGCTCAGGGCGCGTTCGGTATGGACGCACTGCCGCGCCCGTACGCCGTGGCGCGCACGGAGGCGCGTTCGTAG
- a CDS encoding flotillin family protein, whose translation MSPVLIAVIGIVVLVVLLGLVVITRYKVAGPSEAFIITGRRGKRSTDPVTGATSIDNSGQKVVVGGGVFVVPFVQQKFTLDLSSRHIPIAVRGAVTLRGVKSNLEGVAIVKVGGSEDAIRAAAQRFLQQQDGIVGFTQEVLSGALRAIVGRMSVEDIIRDRAAFASQVAEEAEASLSGQGLILDAFQIQDITTEGSYLEDLGRPEAARAKQEADIAEAIARRASEQARLKAAEEIAIAERTYYLKQAEIKAETEAAAAKANAAGPLAEAARQQEVLQEQEKVAERQAALTDRELDTKVRKPADAARYQAEQEAEARRVAQVKEAEADAERSRLTGQGEKLHRSALADAVRIEGEADAAAIAARGAAEAEAMHKKADAFARYGDAAVLQMLVEVLPTVVAKASEPLSAIDKLTVISTDGASQLARTVTDNVAQGIELLNSTTGVDLGALLENLKNRTAPAPEVPAQAADPRTDGKIDITD comes from the coding sequence ATGAGCCCAGTCCTGATTGCCGTCATCGGCATCGTCGTACTCGTCGTACTCCTCGGCCTCGTAGTGATCACCCGCTACAAGGTGGCCGGGCCCAGCGAGGCGTTCATCATCACCGGTCGGCGCGGCAAGAGGTCGACCGATCCGGTCACCGGCGCCACCAGCATCGACAACAGCGGCCAGAAGGTCGTCGTCGGTGGCGGCGTCTTCGTCGTGCCGTTCGTCCAGCAGAAGTTCACCCTGGACCTCTCCAGCCGCCACATCCCGATCGCCGTGCGCGGTGCGGTCACCCTGCGCGGCGTGAAGTCGAACCTGGAAGGCGTCGCGATCGTCAAGGTCGGCGGCAGCGAGGACGCGATCCGGGCCGCCGCCCAGCGTTTCCTCCAGCAGCAGGACGGCATCGTCGGCTTCACCCAGGAAGTGCTGTCCGGCGCACTGCGCGCCATCGTGGGCCGGATGTCGGTCGAGGACATCATCCGCGACCGTGCCGCCTTCGCGAGCCAGGTCGCCGAGGAGGCCGAGGCCAGCCTCTCCGGGCAGGGGCTGATCCTGGACGCCTTCCAGATCCAGGACATCACCACCGAGGGCTCGTACCTCGAAGACCTCGGCCGGCCCGAGGCGGCGCGTGCCAAGCAGGAGGCCGACATCGCGGAGGCCATCGCGCGCCGTGCGTCGGAGCAGGCCCGCCTGAAGGCGGCCGAGGAAATCGCCATCGCCGAGCGGACGTACTACCTGAAGCAGGCGGAGATCAAGGCCGAGACGGAAGCGGCGGCCGCCAAGGCCAACGCGGCCGGCCCGCTTGCCGAGGCCGCACGCCAGCAGGAAGTGCTCCAGGAGCAGGAGAAGGTGGCCGAGCGCCAGGCGGCCCTGACCGACCGCGAGTTGGACACCAAGGTCCGTAAGCCCGCGGACGCGGCCCGCTACCAGGCCGAGCAGGAGGCGGAGGCCCGCCGCGTCGCCCAGGTGAAGGAAGCCGAAGCGGACGCGGAGCGCTCCCGTCTGACCGGTCAGGGCGAGAAGCTGCACCGCTCGGCCCTGGCCGACGCGGTACGCATCGAGGGCGAGGCGGACGCCGCGGCGATCGCGGCCAGGGGCGCGGCGGAGGCGGAGGCCATGCACAAGAAGGCCGACGCGTTCGCCCGGTACGGGGACGCGGCGGTACTCCAGATGCTGGTCGAGGTCCTGCCGACGGTCGTCGCGAAGGCTTCCGAGCCGCTGAGCGCGATCGACAAGCTGACGGTCATCTCCACGGACGGCGCCAGCCAGCTGGCCCGCACGGTCACGGACAACGTGGCGCAGGGAATCGAACTCCTCAACTCCACGACGGGTGTCGACCTCGGCGCCCTCCTGGAGAACCTGAAGAACCGCACGGCCCCGGCCCCGGAGGTCCCGGCCCAGGCCGCGGACCCCAGGACCGACGGAAAGATCGACATCACCGACTGA
- a CDS encoding YunG family protein yields the protein MEPLLLADLEAAIRSSWDADTTTPVHRPHWNPDNPARDQCGVTAMVVNDLLGGELIRGEVRVDGVQTDFHWWNRLGMGIEIDLTREQFGPQEIVTGGTVVPRPAEIVRLREEYELLRGRVLERLRGQVRLRV from the coding sequence ATGGAACCCCTCCTCCTCGCCGATCTCGAAGCTGCCATCAGAAGCAGTTGGGACGCCGACACGACCACTCCCGTTCACCGCCCGCACTGGAATCCCGACAATCCGGCGCGGGACCAGTGCGGGGTGACGGCCATGGTGGTCAACGATCTGCTCGGCGGCGAGCTGATCCGCGGTGAGGTCCGGGTCGACGGCGTACAGACGGACTTCCACTGGTGGAACCGGCTGGGCATGGGCATCGAGATCGACCTCACCCGTGAGCAGTTCGGACCGCAGGAGATCGTGACGGGCGGCACGGTCGTGCCCCGCCCCGCGGAGATCGTGAGGCTCCGCGAGGAGTACGAGCTGCTGCGCGGGCGGGTGCTGGAGCGGCTGCGGGGGCAGGTGCGGCTGCGGGTGTGA
- a CDS encoding PucR family transcriptional regulator → MPDPEIPGGFLGDYARILGEVAATGRRLTREELEVRRALGREAAEAGHQLRALVAMHLAQTRTAWPQAATAAPATADSVLAAVEQAVDAFAEGFERAQRLTVRREEAARREFIDDLLYGRSDLGRLAERATRFGLRLSRAHAVAVAAGPEAYTETDAVPRHVESALLARFGSRKILLTTKDGRLVCIAPGSQPDVLRYFAKQAHAATDGGQVAVGRPHQGPGGVVHSYDEALDALDLARRMGLEEPVLYASELLVYPVLTRDREAMADLVRSELGPLQKARGGAEPLLKTLSVYFDAGCVAAETARRLALSVRALTYRLERIRQLTGSDPSDPVHRYTLQTAVIGARLLDWPANEL, encoded by the coding sequence GTGCCGGATCCGGAGATTCCCGGAGGGTTCCTCGGGGACTACGCCCGCATATTGGGCGAAGTCGCCGCGACGGGGCGCCGGTTGACCCGCGAGGAGTTGGAGGTCCGCCGCGCCCTCGGCCGCGAGGCCGCCGAGGCCGGCCATCAGCTGCGCGCCCTGGTGGCCATGCATCTGGCGCAGACCCGCACCGCCTGGCCGCAGGCCGCGACCGCGGCGCCGGCCACGGCCGATTCCGTCCTGGCGGCCGTGGAGCAGGCGGTCGACGCCTTCGCCGAGGGCTTCGAGCGCGCCCAGCGACTCACCGTGCGGCGTGAGGAGGCGGCGCGGCGGGAGTTCATCGACGACCTGTTGTACGGGCGCAGCGACCTGGGCCGCCTCGCCGAGCGGGCCACCCGTTTCGGGCTGCGGCTCTCGCGCGCCCATGCGGTGGCCGTGGCGGCGGGCCCGGAGGCGTACACCGAGACGGACGCGGTGCCGCGGCATGTGGAATCCGCGCTGCTGGCCCGCTTCGGCAGCCGGAAGATCCTGCTGACCACGAAGGACGGGCGGCTGGTCTGTATCGCTCCCGGCAGCCAGCCGGACGTCCTGCGCTACTTCGCCAAGCAGGCCCACGCGGCCACGGACGGTGGTCAGGTCGCGGTGGGCCGCCCGCACCAGGGGCCCGGTGGTGTCGTCCACTCGTACGACGAAGCGCTCGACGCCCTCGACCTGGCACGGCGGATGGGGCTCGAAGAGCCGGTGCTGTACGCGTCCGAGCTGCTGGTCTACCCGGTGCTGACCCGCGACCGGGAGGCGATGGCCGACCTGGTGCGCAGTGAGCTCGGCCCGCTGCAGAAGGCGAGGGGTGGCGCGGAACCACTGCTGAAGACGCTCTCGGTGTACTTCGACGCGGGCTGCGTCGCGGCCGAGACGGCCCGCCGACTGGCGCTGAGCGTAAGGGCCCTGACGTACCGGCTGGAGCGCATCCGCCAGCTGACCGGCTCGGACCCCTCCGACCCGGTGCACCGGTACACGCTCCAGACCGCGGTGATCGGCGCCCGTCTCCTGGACTGGCCGGCCAATGAGCTCTGA
- a CDS encoding NfeD family protein, with protein MTFFLGLGIAGIALLALSLIFDGILEGLFGGVLDGLLDGFLSLPVIAGFLSMLGFGGAIVLGTTGLGAVAATAAGVAAGIAAAWVTWKLSRALMRDQTTPTPREDDLIGTSGSVVTPIPAGGYGEVLLRLAGQTVKFAAKSPQPVERGAEIWVEAALSTTSVQVRPVER; from the coding sequence GTGACCTTCTTTCTTGGTCTCGGCATTGCGGGAATTGCTCTTCTCGCGCTCTCCCTGATCTTCGACGGGATCCTCGAAGGGCTGTTCGGCGGCGTACTGGACGGCCTGCTCGACGGCTTCCTCTCGCTGCCGGTCATCGCGGGCTTCCTCTCGATGCTCGGCTTCGGCGGCGCGATCGTCCTGGGCACGACCGGCCTCGGCGCGGTCGCGGCCACCGCGGCCGGCGTCGCCGCCGGCATCGCCGCCGCGTGGGTGACCTGGAAGCTCAGCCGGGCCCTCATGCGGGACCAGACGACCCCCACGCCGCGCGAGGACGATCTGATCGGCACCTCGGGATCAGTCGTCACGCCGATTCCGGCCGGGGGGTACGGCGAGGTGCTGCTGCGACTGGCGGGCCAGACCGTGAAGTTCGCCGCGAAGAGCCCGCAACCCGTCGAACGGGGCGCCGAGATCTGGGTGGAGGCCGCACTGTCGACCACCTCGGTCCAGGTACGCCCGGTGGAACGCTGA
- a CDS encoding peroxiredoxin, translated as MASGPQLGQLVQDFTLPGGILTDDAFERSDFTLSKARGRAVVLAFYPGDNTPVCTKQLCSYSSGFETFEGLDAEVWGISPQGVDSHEAFARAHGLRMPLLADEGREIAKAYGVSAPGIGVRRAIFLVGPDGDLRWKHVALFGATFQSLDTLAGRLSGIKVA; from the coding sequence ATGGCATCGGGACCTCAACTCGGACAGCTGGTCCAGGACTTCACCCTGCCCGGCGGAATTCTCACCGACGACGCTTTCGAGCGCAGCGATTTCACGCTCTCGAAGGCGCGCGGGCGGGCCGTCGTCCTCGCTTTCTATCCGGGAGACAACACTCCGGTCTGTACGAAGCAGCTCTGCTCCTACTCTTCCGGGTTCGAGACATTCGAGGGACTCGACGCCGAGGTCTGGGGAATCAGTCCACAGGGTGTGGACAGCCATGAGGCGTTCGCCCGCGCACACGGGCTGCGGATGCCGCTGCTTGCCGACGAGGGACGCGAGATCGCCAAGGCCTACGGGGTTTCCGCACCCGGCATCGGCGTGCGGCGGGCGATCTTCCTGGTGGGTCCTGACGGGGATCTGCGATGGAAGCACGTGGCCCTGTTCGGGGCGACCTTCCAGTCGCTGGACACCCTCGCCGGTCGTCTGTCCGGCATCAAAGTCGCGTAA
- a CDS encoding class I SAM-dependent methyltransferase, whose translation MNAPTDTAHPALTPAPWATDPYANALRNGHGPLFLRRTDGWLLPLDVERWCADADTADLSALRRCEGPVLDVGCGPGRLVAELAAHGHRALGIDVSEAAVARTLRLGGSALHRSVFDPLPGEGRWGTVLLIDGNIGIGGDPHALLHRAAELLAPGGLLIAETTAQDIDERVLVRLDDGRGGTGAETGTETGAGAGAGAGAGSGAGTAAGGTRSGAATEALFPWARLSTPALLRYARPPHWQPVDQWETGGRPFVSLRLSSTARTTNQSADAANSPPVISSQFPRNTSGESPLADS comes from the coding sequence ATGAACGCCCCGACGGATACGGCGCACCCGGCACTCACCCCTGCCCCCTGGGCCACCGATCCGTACGCGAACGCCTTGCGCAACGGCCACGGTCCGCTGTTCCTGCGGCGCACGGACGGCTGGCTGCTGCCCCTGGACGTCGAGCGCTGGTGCGCGGACGCCGACACGGCGGACCTGTCGGCGCTGCGCCGCTGCGAGGGCCCGGTCCTGGACGTCGGCTGCGGACCCGGCCGCCTCGTCGCGGAACTCGCCGCGCACGGACACCGCGCGCTGGGCATCGATGTGAGCGAGGCGGCCGTCGCCCGCACTCTGCGCCTCGGCGGCTCGGCTCTGCACCGCAGTGTCTTCGATCCGCTGCCCGGCGAGGGCCGTTGGGGAACGGTTCTGCTCATCGACGGCAACATCGGCATCGGCGGCGATCCGCACGCGCTCCTTCACCGGGCCGCCGAACTCCTCGCGCCGGGCGGCCTCCTCATCGCCGAGACCACGGCCCAGGACATCGACGAACGGGTCCTGGTCCGGCTGGACGACGGACGCGGCGGGACGGGGGCGGAGACAGGGACGGAGACAGGGGCAGGGGCAGGAGCGGGAGCGGGAGCGGGATCGGGAGCGGGCACAGCGGCAGGCGGTACGCGGTCGGGCGCAGCCACCGAGGCGCTCTTCCCCTGGGCCCGCCTCTCCACACCCGCCCTGCTCCGGTACGCCCGCCCGCCCCACTGGCAGCCCGTCGATCAGTGGGAGACGGGCGGCCGCCCCTTCGTGTCCCTGCGTCTCAGCAGCACGGCGCGGACCACGAACCAGAGCGCCGACGCCGCGAACAGCCCGCCCGTGATCAGCAGCCAGTTCCCCAGGAACACGTCGGGGGAAAGCCCGCTCGCGGACTCGTAG
- a CDS encoding TetR/AcrR family transcriptional regulator, which produces MNAKQPPAGPRAEAKRLAIVGAARTAFLREGFGVGMDVIAAEAGVSKVTVYNHFGSKEALFTAVITGALDEPLGGAPTAALTGLADAADLRTAFVDAARAWVAAVRGNTDVAALRNLVAAEQHRFPELGTAWQGHGPEGHHPAVADALRRLTERGRLDIPDLETAIVQLYALLVFPHLVFSSYGTAVDDTATDRLITSGVDMFLSHYAPKGA; this is translated from the coding sequence ATGAACGCCAAGCAGCCCCCCGCCGGACCCCGCGCCGAAGCGAAGCGCCTGGCCATCGTCGGAGCCGCCCGCACGGCGTTCCTCCGTGAGGGTTTCGGCGTGGGCATGGACGTCATCGCCGCCGAGGCGGGCGTATCGAAGGTGACGGTCTACAACCACTTCGGCAGCAAGGAAGCCCTGTTCACGGCCGTCATCACGGGCGCCCTGGACGAACCGCTCGGCGGCGCGCCCACGGCAGCGCTCACCGGCCTGGCCGACGCCGCCGACCTCCGCACGGCCTTCGTCGACGCGGCCCGCGCCTGGGTGGCGGCGGTACGCGGCAACACGGACGTCGCCGCCCTCCGCAACCTGGTCGCCGCCGAGCAGCACCGTTTCCCCGAACTGGGGACCGCCTGGCAGGGCCACGGCCCCGAGGGTCACCACCCGGCCGTCGCCGACGCCCTGCGCCGGCTCACGGAACGGGGCCGTCTGGACATCCCGGACCTGGAGACGGCGATCGTGCAGCTCTACGCGCTGCTCGTCTTCCCGCACCTGGTCTTCAGCTCGTACGGGACCGCCGTCGACGACACCGCCACGGACCGTCTGATCACGAGCGGCGTCGACATGTTCCTGAGCCACTACGCCCCGAAGGGCGCCTAG
- a CDS encoding TIGR04282 family arsenosugar biosynthesis glycosyltransferase, producing the protein MSRTTHPTGPTGPTTLLVIAKEPVPGRVKTRLCPPFSPVEAAQLAEAALADTLRTVLALPARRRVVVLDGRPGPWLPPGIDVVPQSTGGLDERLAAAFAGCTGPTLLLGMDTPQAGAVHLAGALAPDGWDHCDAWFGPADDGGFWALGLATPDPGLLLGVPMSVPETGAVQRRRLVDAGLTVRDLPRLRDVDTARDAGHVAAAAPDGAFAAAFARLTPAAAR; encoded by the coding sequence ATGAGCCGGACCACTCACCCTACCGGCCCCACCGGCCCCACCACGCTCCTGGTCATCGCCAAGGAACCCGTCCCCGGACGGGTCAAGACCCGTCTCTGTCCCCCCTTCAGCCCTGTCGAAGCGGCCCAGCTCGCCGAGGCCGCCCTCGCCGACACGCTGCGCACCGTCCTCGCCCTCCCCGCCCGGCGCCGGGTCGTCGTCCTCGACGGGCGGCCGGGACCGTGGCTGCCGCCAGGCATCGACGTGGTCCCGCAGAGCACGGGTGGCCTCGACGAACGGCTCGCCGCCGCGTTCGCCGGCTGCACCGGCCCCACGCTCCTCCTCGGTATGGACACCCCGCAGGCCGGTGCCGTCCACCTGGCCGGCGCCCTCGCCCCGGACGGCTGGGACCACTGCGACGCCTGGTTCGGACCGGCCGACGACGGCGGATTCTGGGCGCTGGGCCTCGCCACCCCCGATCCCGGCCTGCTGCTCGGCGTACCGATGTCCGTCCCGGAGACCGGCGCGGTCCAGCGCCGCCGCCTCGTGGACGCGGGACTCACCGTGCGCGACCTGCCGCGACTCCGCGACGTGGACACGGCGCGGGACGCCGGCCACGTAGCCGCCGCCGCACCGGACGGCGCGTTCGCCGCCGCGTTCGCCCGGCTGACCCCGGCAGCGGCCCGATGA
- a CDS encoding MFS transporter, with protein MSRSEVRQGHSPARPDAHPHPDHPAVPRRWAVLALICAGQFMLVLDVTVVNVALPGMAADLHLGRTTLTWVVTAYTLCFGGLMLLGGRLADALGARRVLVAGLAVFTAASLATGLADSAALLIGGRIAQGVGAALLSPAALSLVTTTFHGEERNKALGVWAMIGGTGSAIGVLLGGALTAGPGWQWVFYVNVPVGLALLVAVPLLVPARAPQPARLDVPGALLVTAGTGALIYGLVEAGDSGWGSAATLLPLAGAVVLYVGFAGVERVAKAPLMDLRMFTRRPVLAGAFLMLIATALLIAFFFLGSVYLQHGRGFGPMRTGLVFLPVALAVGVGAHLGSRLVGRIGSRTTAVGGMVTAAAGCVPLTWLSADSSVYGGLLPGLVVASFGLGAVFVTATTTALAMVDHREAGLASGVVNTFHEVGGSIGVAVVSTVAAAGIAGGSAAIGAFGDAFTVCAVAAGVSAVVALALVPQGKPQLSGPHVH; from the coding sequence ATGAGTCGTTCCGAGGTTCGTCAAGGCCATTCCCCTGCCCGTCCCGACGCGCATCCGCACCCTGACCACCCCGCCGTCCCACGGCGCTGGGCCGTCCTCGCACTGATCTGCGCCGGCCAGTTCATGCTGGTGCTCGACGTGACCGTGGTGAACGTCGCGCTGCCCGGCATGGCCGCCGATCTGCACCTCGGCCGCACCACGCTGACCTGGGTCGTCACCGCGTACACCCTCTGTTTCGGCGGCCTGATGCTGCTCGGCGGACGGCTCGCCGACGCGCTCGGGGCGCGGCGGGTGCTGGTCGCGGGGCTGGCCGTCTTCACCGCCGCCTCGCTGGCCACCGGGCTCGCGGACAGCGCCGCGCTGCTGATCGGCGGCCGGATCGCGCAAGGCGTCGGGGCCGCGCTGCTGTCACCCGCCGCGCTGTCGCTCGTCACCACCACGTTCCACGGCGAGGAGCGCAACAAGGCGCTCGGCGTGTGGGCCATGATCGGCGGTACCGGTTCGGCGATCGGGGTGCTGCTCGGCGGTGCGCTGACCGCGGGGCCGGGCTGGCAGTGGGTGTTCTACGTCAACGTTCCCGTGGGCCTGGCGCTGCTGGTGGCCGTCCCTCTCCTCGTCCCGGCCCGTGCACCGCAGCCGGCCCGGCTCGATGTGCCCGGCGCGCTTCTGGTCACCGCCGGTACCGGTGCGCTGATCTACGGGCTGGTCGAGGCCGGGGACTCCGGCTGGGGCTCGGCGGCGACGCTGCTCCCGCTCGCGGGGGCCGTCGTGCTGTACGTGGGCTTCGCAGGGGTCGAGCGGGTCGCGAAGGCGCCGCTGATGGACCTGCGCATGTTCACACGGCGACCGGTGCTCGCGGGGGCGTTCCTGATGCTGATCGCGACGGCGCTGCTGATCGCGTTCTTCTTCCTCGGTTCCGTCTACCTCCAGCACGGGCGCGGCTTCGGGCCGATGAGGACCGGTCTCGTCTTCCTGCCCGTCGCGCTCGCCGTCGGCGTCGGCGCGCATCTCGGGTCACGGCTCGTCGGGCGGATCGGCAGCCGTACGACCGCTGTGGGCGGGATGGTGACCGCCGCCGCCGGGTGCGTACCCCTGACGTGGCTTTCGGCGGACAGCAGTGTGTACGGGGGGCTGCTTCCCGGGCTCGTCGTGGCCTCGTTCGGGCTGGGCGCGGTGTTCGTGACGGCGACGACGACGGCGCTGGCCATGGTGGACCACCGGGAGGCGGGGCTCGCCTCGGGTGTCGTGAACACCTTTCACGAGGTGGGGGGCTCCATCGGGGTGGCGGTCGTGTCGACGGTCGCCGCGGCGGGGATCGCGGGCGGGAGCGCGGCCATCGGGGCGTTCGGTGACGCGTTCACGGTGTGTGCGGTGGCGGCCGGGGTGAGCGCGGTGGTGGCGCTCGCGCTCGTACCGCAGGGGAAGCCGCAGTTGTCGGGGCCGCACGTGCACTGA